TCGCAGTTATATAccacatgcgcaataatcagcagggctttagatgatggGCGTAAGCATTTGTCCAGACACCGGCTTTTTGGTACTATACAGACGTTACTTACGCctacaatttggtaagcagattagtagtacgcCGAAAGTATTAACAAGAGacatattgtgatgcccaaaagttagttaTTTGATTCAGTTCCTCTCTCCTCTTTAATTACATATACCCTTCATGTCACATATGGCCGGTATAGGTAATTTTCTTCCCCTCAGTATTTCTCTGTCCTTTTTTCTTCGCATTGTCTCCCCGCCCGCAGGAGTCCTGCTGCTCAATGCTGTGCTGACGGTGCGAGCACACCAGGCCAACTCTCACCGGGACCAGGGCTGGGAGACCTTCACGGACGCTGTGGTGCAGTGGCTCAACACGCACCTGAGCGGCCTGGTGTTCATGCTGTGGGGGGCCTACGCCCAGCGGAAGGGCGACGTCATCGACAGggtgggcggtggggggggcggggctcagCCACTTCACCGGCTGCTTATATTACTGCAGTTTACTCAGATGTGGGCAGATTTCACACTTTATTATTCTTATGCAGTTGatataattaatacataaataactGTATAAATGGCTGGATTTTTATTGTGATGATTCAGACTGAGCACTTTGAATGTTGCTTCAGCTAACCTGGGATTGATTTTTCATACCTTCTTACTGTGCAAACATCATCCCTTGGATTTTGATGGTATTTTCCAAAGCCGCACTATTCTGGTACATCATGGCGTTTCTCCCCCCCCAGAAACGACACCACGTCCTGCAGACAGCCCACCCCTCCCCTCTGTCGGCGCACCGTGGCTTCCTCGGCTGTCGACACTTCTCGAAGACCAATCAGCTGCTGCAGAGATCAGGGAAGAAGCCCATCGATTGGACGGCGCTCTGAGTCCATCCCATTAGGGTGCTTGGTTGGTTCAGTTTTGTTCGACTGAGGTTTGAAATGCAGTTTTTTGGGTACCGTTGTCTACATGAAGTTTTAAATTTGAGAAGAGCATATTCTTAAGCGAAATCAATAGTGAAGCTACAAATATTACAACCTTAAAAGTtctctgaatttgttttgtaAGTTTCCATGTGGTAAGAAGTACCAATCGATGCAAGACATGTCCTGTTTACCACGTTTAGCTCACTCGTGTCCAGTAATTGGATGAACCTGGTTTGTCTTTGCTTGAGTCTGTCATTCGAGAAATGTGTGGAAATATTTTGGCTgtaaatatttttctgttttataccaGTTTGAATATAAAATTTGAAAATCAAAGTCTACTGTGTTTCTCCCCATTCTGTGCACTAGGGAagcatatattttaaatgtacagTTGGGTTGGTATTTATTGAACAGGGCCAATTCAATGcagacagcagagggcgctATACTCCAGCCATGCATTGGGGTTTCCGTTCTTATGTACGTAAGAATGTAAGTTAATGGTATTTTGCTCAGCCTTTGACACAGTACCTGCCCAGCCCACACGACACCTCCTCCTACTGACCCCCCAACCCAGTCATCAGCACCTCTAGCAAGCCGCACTCTGACTAGTCATTATACCACCATCAGCAGGGAGCGAGAGAGTGGGTGGGAACACTTACTGCTCTGGACTCTGCTTAGCCCTGCCTTGGTAGGGTCCCATTTTTACCCATTAACTCTGGGAAGGGTTGCTCTCCTTGGTTCCTCTAACCAGATAAGTCATTTAAATGTAGTTTACTGTGAGGTGGTTTTGCCACAAGGTTTATTTGATTGCTTAATGGTGATCTATTGAAACATCTTCCACAGTTTTAAGGTTAATGTTTTGCTACCTGGGTGACTCGGGGGGGTGactcgggggggtggggtgggggggggggggtagtactgtggcctcacgcctccaggatTGTAGGTTTGAATCCCGTCTGATTATGTGAGTTTGCAGAGCTTGGATGTTTCTCCTGTGCTGCTCGGACACGCGGAGTCATCCATAGCGTTTGCGTCTGCGTCTGCGCAGGACTGCATTTCGatcactgaggctgatgtgaTACACGACCCGGTACATTAAAGATACATTTGAAGCAACTACTGACGTGACACGATTTGATTCGACACAATGAGATTCAACACGATACGATGCAATGCAACAGAATGTGATGCTATACAATTCAGTATGGTACAGATTACAAGAGTAGTTCAGAGAGGGGCAGTATATCTAAGTATTAAAATATAGGTCtcatttctaaataataaacGCATAGGGTGTCTACTAACAATTAAATAAAGAAGTCAGAAATGATGTATCCTGAGTTCATCCTCAATTATATCCAGtacacactttttaaaaattgggCCAGTTGCATCGTCATCTTTTACGCCGGTGCACCCTGGTGAATTTCATCATCCCTAGTGTGTGTCTTGTGATGACCTGgtgtcccgtccagggtgttccccccCGCTGCCTGGGAGACCCCTGCAAGCCGGTTCTGCAGAAgtgggggatgggggatggatggattttaccACCTGCATTTGCTACCCAGCAAAGAGCTTCTTTGGGCAGAAACAAAAGGGTTAACACtggtgcctcacacctctgggaagAGCGTTGAAGTGTCTGTCATGGTTCTATGtgtctggagtttgcatgttcttcccgtgtcattgtgggctTTCCTGTGGGTTCTCTGCttccccccccagtccaaaaacatgctgaggttaattggagttaccaaattgcccctgtgtgtgagtgtgccctgtgatgggttggcgccccatcctgggttgttccctgctttatGCCTGTAGCCAccaggatgggctccagaccccccccccccccgaccctaaATAGA
This is a stretch of genomic DNA from Paramormyrops kingsleyae isolate MSU_618 chromosome 7, PKINGS_0.4, whole genome shotgun sequence. It encodes these proteins:
- the LOC111842034 gene encoding uracil-DNA glycosylase-like isoform X2 translates to MSFVAEERRRYTIYPPPNQVFSWTQMCTIHEVKVVILGQDPYHGPGQAHGLCFSVQRPVPPPPSLENMYKELSTDIEGFQHPGHGDLTGWAKQGVLLLNAVLTVRAHQANSHRDQGWETFTDAVVQWLNTHLSGLVFMLWGAYAQRKGDVIDRKRHHVLQTAHPSPLSAHRGFLGCRHFSKTNQLLQRSGKKPIDWTAL